From the Paramormyrops kingsleyae isolate MSU_618 chromosome 7, PKINGS_0.4, whole genome shotgun sequence genome, one window contains:
- the nrarpa gene encoding notch-regulated ankyrin repeat-containing protein A codes for MSQAEISTCSAPQRVFQEAVKKGNTKELHSLLQNMTNCEFNVNSFGPEGQTALHQSVIDGNLELVKLLVKFGADIRLANREGWSALHIAAFGGHQDIVLYLITKAKYASGAR; via the coding sequence ATGAGCCAGGCGGAGATCTCGACGTGCTCGGCGCCGCAGCGGGTTTTCCAGGAGGCGGTGAAGAAGGGCAACACGAAGGAGCTGCACTCGCTCCTGCAGAACATGACAAACTGCGAGTTCAACGTGAACTCATTCGGCCCCGAGGGACAGACTGCCCTGCACCAGTCCGTCATCGACGGCAACCTCGAACTCGTCAAGCTGCTGGTCAAATTCGGGGCCGACATCCGTCTGGCCAACAGGGAGGGCTGGAGCGCTTTACACATCGCCGCCTTCGGGGGACACCAAGACATAGTGCTATACCTCATCACGAAGGCCAAGTATGCGTCGGGCGCACGGTGA